Proteins encoded in a region of the Candidatus Binatia bacterium genome:
- a CDS encoding isoprenyl transferase, with translation MRQLVRDLDLHRLPRHVAIIMDGNGRWAAGRGLERLYGHRRGKASVKAIVELSRKIGIEYLSLYAFSTENWQRPEAEVKGLMNLLKRYATTELDRMMKNGVRLQVIGNMRKLPADVRQALRHTVEQTKRNRDLTVILALSYSAREEIANAVKGIARKVKRGDLQPEDITEDTIAASLGTAGIPDPDLLIRTSGEVRLSNFLLWQVAYTEIYITETLWPDFREKQFIEALRQFQARERRFGKVSAQATDDVPEAVVPPDRAPLRVAR, from the coding sequence ATGAGGCAGCTCGTCCGAGATCTCGACCTACACCGTCTTCCTCGGCACGTCGCCATCATCATGGATGGCAACGGCCGGTGGGCTGCCGGTCGCGGGCTGGAGCGTCTCTACGGCCATCGCCGGGGGAAGGCCTCCGTCAAGGCGATCGTCGAGCTCTCGCGAAAGATCGGTATCGAGTACCTCTCCCTGTACGCCTTCTCGACCGAGAACTGGCAGCGCCCCGAGGCAGAGGTGAAGGGGTTGATGAACCTCTTGAAGCGCTATGCCACGACCGAGCTCGACCGCATGATGAAGAACGGCGTGCGGCTGCAGGTCATCGGCAACATGCGCAAGCTTCCTGCCGATGTCCGCCAGGCGTTGCGCCACACGGTCGAGCAGACGAAGCGCAACCGCGATCTCACGGTGATTCTCGCGCTGTCCTACAGCGCTCGTGAAGAGATCGCGAACGCGGTGAAGGGCATCGCCCGCAAGGTGAAGCGCGGTGACCTCCAGCCCGAGGACATCACCGAGGACACGATTGCCGCGAGCCTCGGCACCGCCGGCATTCCCGATCCCGATCTATTGATCCGCACCAGCGGGGAAGTGCGCCTGTCCAACTTCCTGCTGTGGCAGGTCGCGTACACCGAGATCTACATCACCGAGACGCTGTGGCCCGACTTCCGGGAAAAGCAGTTCATCGAGGCCCTTCGTCAGTTCCAGGCACGCGAGCGCCGATTCGGGAAAGTGTCTGCGCAAGCGACGGACGACGTTCCAGAGGCGGTAGTGCCGCCGGATCGAGCTCCCTTGCGTGTTGCGCGCTAG
- the frr gene encoding ribosome recycling factor: MIDDVLEQLKMEIDATAESLKKDFSRVRTGRASPSLLDGIYVEYYGANTPLNQLATVNCPEPRLIVVTPFDKNSIGEIDKAITASDLGLNPINDGKLVRIPIPELTEERRKDLVRHVKKISEDFRVSMRSHRRDANELLKELLKSKEIAEDDHRHAHDKVQTFTDDGIKRVDASLKAKEEEIMAV, translated from the coding sequence GTGATCGACGACGTGCTCGAACAGCTGAAGATGGAGATAGACGCGACCGCGGAGTCGCTGAAGAAGGATTTCTCCAGAGTGCGCACGGGGCGTGCGTCGCCTTCGTTGCTCGATGGGATCTACGTCGAGTATTACGGGGCGAACACGCCCTTGAACCAGCTTGCCACGGTGAACTGTCCTGAACCCCGCTTGATCGTCGTGACGCCGTTCGACAAGAACTCGATCGGCGAAATCGACAAAGCGATCACTGCTTCCGACTTGGGCCTGAACCCGATCAATGACGGTAAGCTCGTACGGATTCCCATCCCCGAGCTGACCGAAGAGCGACGCAAAGACCTCGTGCGCCACGTCAAGAAAATCTCCGAAGACTTCCGAGTCTCGATGCGAAGCCATCGTCGAGACGCGAATGAGCTCCTGAAGGAGCTATTGAAATCGAAGGAAATTGCCGAAGACGATCACCGGCACGCGCACGACAAAGTGCAGACCTTCACTGACGACGGGATCAAGAGGGTCGACGCCTCGCTCAAGGCCAAGGAAGAAGAAATCATGGCGGTATGA
- the pyrH gene encoding UMP kinase produces MASELAYHRVLLKLSGEALSGPDGSGIDDNKLAQFSKEIVDVHALGVELAVVVGGGNIFRGGSGNTHGIERATADYIGMLATIMNALAVQAAIENQGVQTRVLSALEMKEVAEPYIRRRATRHLEKGRVVLFAAGTGNPFFTTDTAASLRAVEIGADVLIKATRVDGVYDSDPEKNPDAKKYAELTYLDVLSQKLKVMDSTAISLCMDNELPVLVYNLLVPGNLTRVARGEPIGTIVRGGGGS; encoded by the coding sequence GTGGCTTCTGAGCTTGCTTATCACCGGGTCCTTCTGAAGCTTTCTGGAGAGGCCCTGTCCGGACCCGATGGGTCCGGCATCGACGACAATAAACTCGCCCAATTCTCGAAGGAAATCGTGGATGTCCACGCCTTGGGAGTCGAGCTGGCGGTGGTCGTGGGCGGCGGGAACATCTTCCGCGGCGGCAGCGGTAACACGCACGGAATTGAGCGCGCGACGGCCGACTACATCGGCATGCTCGCGACCATCATGAACGCCCTAGCGGTCCAGGCGGCCATCGAGAATCAGGGCGTCCAGACGCGCGTTCTCTCCGCTCTCGAGATGAAAGAGGTCGCCGAGCCGTACATCCGCAGGCGCGCAACTCGTCACCTCGAGAAGGGCCGCGTGGTCCTCTTCGCGGCAGGAACGGGCAACCCGTTCTTCACCACGGATACCGCGGCGAGCCTCCGGGCCGTCGAGATCGGTGCCGATGTCCTCATCAAGGCCACCCGGGTCGATGGGGTCTACGATTCCGATCCGGAAAAGAACCCTGACGCCAAGAAGTACGCGGAGTTGACCTATCTGGATGTCCTGAGCCAGAAACTGAAGGTCATGGACTCCACCGCCATCTCTCTCTGCATGGACAACGAGCTCCCAGTTCTGGTCTATAACCTGCTCGTCCCGGGCAACCTCACCAGGGTCGCTCGGGGAGAGCCGATTGGAACGATCGTGCGTGGAGGGGGCGGCTCGTGA
- the tsf gene encoding translation elongation factor Ts yields MGISALQVKELREKTGAGMMDCKAALDSSSGDMEGAIKYLREKGLATAAKRAGRVAAEGTVAARRVSAGEGVLLELNCETDFVAKTDQFSELADQLASVLEGCDKLDGEADAASIGLDGMQIPGGGNVADTINDRIASMGENVLARRVGRLAPGDGQGVVGSYIHAGGKIGVLVEAKTTASGDGVAEIETILRDVAMQVAAASPRFARREDVPESELEKEKDIYRGQAAQSGKPEHVVEKIVSGKIEKFYAESCLVEQDFIKDGNVTVGKLVEEAGKKAGAPIEITRFVRLQLGEASGEA; encoded by the coding sequence GTGGGAATTTCAGCTTTACAGGTGAAGGAACTGCGCGAGAAGACCGGCGCGGGCATGATGGACTGCAAGGCCGCGCTCGACTCGTCGAGCGGCGACATGGAAGGTGCGATCAAGTACCTCCGTGAGAAGGGCCTTGCGACGGCTGCCAAGCGCGCTGGTCGCGTTGCCGCCGAGGGTACGGTCGCCGCGCGACGCGTCTCGGCCGGCGAGGGCGTTCTGCTGGAGCTCAACTGCGAGACCGACTTCGTCGCCAAGACGGATCAGTTCTCCGAGCTCGCGGACCAGCTCGCCAGTGTCCTCGAAGGCTGTGACAAGCTGGATGGCGAGGCGGATGCGGCCTCGATTGGGCTCGATGGCATGCAGATCCCCGGCGGCGGCAACGTCGCCGACACGATCAACGATCGCATCGCTTCGATGGGCGAGAACGTTCTGGCCCGCCGCGTTGGCCGGCTGGCTCCGGGCGACGGGCAGGGTGTCGTCGGCTCGTACATCCACGCCGGTGGCAAGATCGGCGTGCTGGTCGAGGCCAAGACCACCGCTTCGGGCGACGGCGTAGCCGAGATCGAGACGATCCTGCGGGACGTGGCCATGCAGGTCGCGGCCGCCAGCCCCCGGTTCGCCCGCCGAGAGGACGTCCCCGAGTCCGAGCTCGAGAAGGAAAAGGACATCTACCGCGGTCAGGCAGCCCAGAGCGGCAAGCCGGAACACGTCGTTGAGAAGATCGTCTCGGGCAAGATCGAGAAGTTCTACGCCGAGTCCTGCCTCGTCGAGCAGGACTTCATCAAGGACGGCAACGTGACCGTCGGGAAGCTCGTCGAGGAGGCCGGCAAAAAAGCTGGGGCTCCGATCGAAATTACCCGATTCGTTCGCCTCCAATTGGGCGAAGCGTCGGGCGAAGCCTGA
- the rpsB gene encoding 30S ribosomal protein S2, translating to MPEPTMKQLLEAGVHFGHQTSRWNPKMKRYIFGARNGIYIIDLQQTVKMFRDVYAEVRDLAAQGGQLLLVGTKKQAQDPLREEAERCGGFFVNTRWLGGMLTNFQTIKASIDRLKKLEEMLEDPATQEAFTKKEILNYSRERDKLHLSLGGIKNMKKLPDAVFIIDPKREEIAVKEANNLGIPVIAVVDTNCDPEVVDYKIPGNDDAIRAIRLFCSSIADAVLEGKAILEERMQAESVDDAPSGSEQTPPAAGGAAPVAPAGA from the coding sequence ATGCCCGAGCCGACGATGAAACAGCTTCTGGAAGCCGGAGTCCACTTCGGTCACCAGACGAGTCGCTGGAACCCAAAGATGAAGCGCTACATCTTTGGCGCCCGAAATGGGATCTACATCATCGATCTCCAGCAGACGGTGAAGATGTTCCGCGATGTGTACGCAGAGGTGCGCGACCTGGCCGCTCAAGGGGGCCAGCTCCTCTTGGTCGGCACCAAGAAGCAGGCGCAGGATCCGCTTCGTGAAGAAGCCGAGCGCTGTGGCGGGTTCTTCGTCAACACCCGCTGGCTGGGCGGCATGCTCACGAACTTCCAGACGATCAAGGCTTCGATCGATCGCCTGAAGAAGCTCGAGGAGATGCTCGAGGATCCCGCGACGCAGGAGGCCTTCACAAAGAAGGAAATCCTGAACTACTCGCGCGAGCGCGACAAGCTCCACCTCTCCCTGGGCGGCATCAAGAACATGAAAAAGCTGCCGGACGCAGTCTTCATCATCGACCCGAAGCGCGAAGAGATTGCGGTCAAGGAAGCGAATAATCTCGGCATCCCCGTGATCGCGGTGGTCGATACGAATTGCGACCCGGAAGTCGTGGATTACAAGATCCCCGGCAACGACGACGCGATTCGCGCCATCCGGCTCTTCTGCAGCTCGATTGCCGACGCCGTCCTCGAGGGGAAGGCCATTCTCGAAGAGCGCATGCAGGCGGAGAGTGTCGACGATGCCCCGAGTGGTAGCGAGCAGACCCCGCCGGCAGCAGGTGGCGCCGCGCCCGTAGCGCCCGCCGGAGCCTAA
- the rho gene encoding transcription termination factor Rho, translating to MHLAELKAMEIQELAQMAREFAVEGAAALRRQELIFGILQAQTARAGMITGEGVLEVLPDGFGFLRSPDYNYLPGPDDIYISPSQVRRFNLHTGDVVAGQVRPPKEGERYFALLKVDGINYEEPEKAREKILFDNLTPLYPEQHLNLEHRPDEVTGRVLDIMTPIGRGQRGLIVAPPRTGKTVMLQNIAHGITKNHPDVMLIVLLVDERPEEVTDMQRSVKGEVVSSTFDEPATRHVQVAEMVIEKAKRLVEHGRDVVILLDSITRLARAYNTVVPPSGKVLSGGVDSNALHKPKKFFGAARNIENGGSLTIIGTALIDTGSRMDEVIFEEFKGTGNMEVHLDRRLIDRRIFPAMDINRSGTRKEELLMPKETLNRVIILRRLLSQLNPVEAMEFLLDKLQGAKTNDEFMDSMNS from the coding sequence ATCCATCTGGCCGAACTGAAGGCCATGGAGATCCAGGAGCTCGCGCAGATGGCGCGCGAGTTTGCGGTCGAGGGAGCTGCCGCGCTGCGTCGTCAGGAGCTGATCTTCGGGATTCTGCAGGCACAGACGGCACGGGCCGGGATGATCACGGGTGAGGGCGTGCTCGAGGTGCTCCCGGACGGCTTCGGATTCCTGCGATCGCCGGACTACAACTATCTGCCCGGCCCCGACGACATCTACATCTCGCCGTCGCAGGTGCGTAGGTTCAACCTGCACACGGGCGACGTGGTCGCCGGTCAGGTTCGGCCGCCCAAAGAGGGCGAGCGCTACTTCGCACTCCTGAAGGTCGACGGGATCAACTACGAGGAGCCCGAGAAGGCTCGCGAGAAGATCCTCTTCGACAATCTCACCCCGCTGTACCCTGAGCAGCATCTGAACCTGGAGCATCGTCCCGACGAGGTCACCGGCCGCGTTCTAGACATCATGACGCCGATCGGTCGGGGCCAGCGCGGGCTGATCGTGGCGCCTCCGCGGACGGGTAAGACCGTGATGCTGCAGAACATTGCGCATGGCATCACGAAGAATCACCCCGATGTGATGCTGATCGTCCTGCTGGTCGACGAGCGCCCCGAAGAGGTCACCGACATGCAGCGGTCGGTCAAGGGCGAGGTCGTGAGCTCCACGTTCGACGAGCCCGCGACCCGACACGTGCAGGTGGCCGAAATGGTGATCGAGAAGGCCAAGCGCCTGGTCGAGCACGGCCGCGACGTGGTCATCTTGCTGGATTCGATCACCCGCCTCGCCCGGGCCTACAACACCGTGGTTCCGCCGTCGGGGAAGGTGCTTTCGGGCGGGGTGGACTCCAACGCCCTGCACAAGCCGAAAAAATTCTTCGGGGCCGCCCGAAACATCGAAAACGGGGGCTCCCTCACCATCATCGGCACCGCCCTGATCGACACGGGCAGCCGGATGGACGAGGTAATCTTCGAGGAGTTCAAAGGGACCGGAAACATGGAGGTCCACCTCGATCGGCGCCTGATCGACCGTCGGATCTTCCCGGCCATGGACATCAACCGGTCCGGGACCCGCAAAGAAGAGCTCTTGATGCCCAAAGAGACCCTGAATCGGGTCATCATCCTGCGGCGGCTGCTTTCCCAGCTGAATCCGGTGGAGGCGATGGAGTTTCTCCTGGACAAGCTCCAAGGGGCCAAGACCAACGACGAATTCATGGATTCCATGAATTCTTGA
- a CDS encoding RluA family pseudouridine synthase, with protein MTNPPAETRRVRCTVGEDDAGKRLDRFLAGQGFLPTRSRIAGLIRNGHVLVDGQVRKTSFSVTPGAVVEVEIPPEPPSDVEPEALPLDVLHEDEWIVVLNKAAGMAAHPAPGCRHGTLVSALLHRWDLGPGWPDPRRPGIVHRLDRNTTGAIIVAKTPEAMNQLSRQFAARTVSKTYTAVALGVPREADGLIDLPIGRDPGDRKRMQARDGQSREARTRYTVLSEFGGEYRVASLVQVTPETGRTHQIRVHLASLGHPLVGDAVYGNGRARRGTPPAEKTLLESFPRHALHAASLRLRHPQDGRWVDFVAPLAPDMRALLRALDAGESTAVEQE; from the coding sequence GTGACCAACCCGCCGGCGGAGACCCGGCGCGTGCGGTGTACGGTAGGGGAGGACGACGCCGGGAAACGACTCGACCGCTTCCTCGCCGGACAGGGCTTTTTGCCGACGCGGTCGCGCATCGCCGGGTTGATTCGCAACGGTCACGTCCTCGTCGATGGTCAGGTGCGGAAGACGAGCTTCTCGGTGACGCCTGGCGCCGTCGTCGAGGTGGAGATCCCGCCGGAGCCGCCGTCGGACGTCGAACCCGAGGCGCTTCCCCTCGACGTCCTGCACGAGGACGAGTGGATCGTGGTCCTCAACAAGGCGGCGGGAATGGCCGCGCATCCGGCCCCGGGCTGTCGGCATGGCACGCTGGTCTCGGCTCTTCTGCACCGCTGGGACCTCGGACCCGGCTGGCCCGATCCGCGTCGTCCGGGGATCGTCCATCGGCTCGACCGCAACACGACCGGGGCGATTATCGTCGCGAAGACGCCCGAGGCGATGAACCAGCTGTCTCGCCAGTTCGCGGCTCGGACTGTGAGCAAGACGTACACGGCGGTGGCTCTCGGCGTTCCGCGCGAGGCGGACGGGCTGATCGATCTTCCGATCGGTCGCGACCCCGGCGATCGAAAGAGAATGCAGGCGCGCGATGGGCAGAGTCGCGAGGCCCGCACGCGCTATACGGTTCTCTCCGAGTTCGGTGGGGAGTATCGCGTCGCGTCCCTCGTCCAGGTCACGCCCGAGACCGGCAGGACACATCAGATTCGTGTGCACCTCGCGAGCCTGGGCCATCCACTCGTCGGGGATGCCGTCTACGGAAACGGTCGTGCGCGCCGTGGTACGCCGCCTGCGGAGAAGACTCTGCTGGAGTCTTTTCCGCGTCACGCGCTGCACGCGGCGAGTCTTCGCCTGAGACATCCGCAAGACGGCCGATGGGTCGACTTCGTCGCGCCGCTCGCACCCGACATGCGTGCGCTCCTTCGTGCGTTGGACGCCGGCGAGAGCACCGCGGTCGAACAGGAATAA
- a CDS encoding bifunctional riboflavin kinase/FAD synthetase — MRVVRHLKAGERPFHSPVVALGNFDGLHLGHGAIVRRTLDRAADLGGQPVVFTFSPHPVAVLAPERAPSLITSLAQRLYRLREAGLDGVVVQRFTPEFAAHTPREFVQRFLLAGLGAAVVVVGYNVTFGRDRAGTPDVLRSLGGELGFDVEVVDPLVLGTRKVSSSQVRKAIAAGDVDIAGELLGRLHEVRGIVRVGDRRGATIGFPTANILPRGGMLPPDGVYAVRVLIDGEPTRGGVANLGTNPTFGGVGRRLETHVLDYNGDLYGRTIRVAFVQRLRGEVKFDGVDALVAQIRADAEAARRIVAATS, encoded by the coding sequence CCGGTCGTCGCGCTTGGGAATTTCGATGGTCTGCACCTGGGACACGGCGCCATCGTGCGTCGAACCCTCGATCGTGCGGCCGACCTGGGCGGCCAGCCCGTGGTCTTTACGTTCAGTCCGCACCCGGTGGCCGTTCTCGCCCCGGAGCGCGCCCCGAGCCTGATCACCTCGCTGGCCCAGCGGCTCTACCGGCTGCGGGAGGCCGGCCTCGACGGCGTCGTCGTGCAGCGGTTCACGCCAGAGTTCGCCGCGCACACCCCGCGCGAGTTCGTGCAACGATTCCTGCTCGCCGGACTCGGCGCGGCCGTGGTCGTGGTGGGCTACAACGTGACCTTCGGTCGCGATCGTGCCGGAACACCTGACGTCCTCCGTTCGCTCGGCGGCGAGCTTGGGTTCGACGTCGAGGTCGTCGACCCACTCGTTCTCGGCACCCGAAAGGTGAGCAGCAGCCAGGTCCGCAAGGCGATCGCGGCTGGCGACGTCGACATTGCCGGCGAGCTCCTCGGCCGACTCCACGAGGTGCGCGGAATCGTTCGTGTCGGAGATCGCCGCGGCGCGACCATCGGCTTTCCCACGGCGAACATCCTGCCGCGCGGTGGCATGCTGCCGCCCGACGGCGTGTACGCGGTGCGCGTCCTGATCGACGGCGAGCCGACCCGCGGCGGTGTTGCGAATCTCGGCACGAATCCGACGTTCGGCGGCGTGGGGCGTCGTCTGGAGACCCACGTCTTGGACTACAACGGAGATCTCTACGGACGCACGATTCGCGTCGCTTTTGTGCAGCGGCTGCGGGGCGAAGTGAAGTTCGACGGGGTGGACGCGCTCGTCGCGCAGATCCGCGCCGATGCGGAAGCGGCTCGACGAATCGTGGCGGCGACGTCGTGA